A region of Channa argus isolate prfri chromosome 8, Channa argus male v1.0, whole genome shotgun sequence DNA encodes the following proteins:
- the lrrc39 gene encoding leucine-rich repeat-containing protein 39 translates to MVGVVVCGSVSSIKALWETRIKRKKEEVEEEQKRRTTRDRATSRLNLVVWEDRAVMARLKQKLVTEDGRLILRIEQEEWKSLPGCLVQLNQVQEWQIHRTGLQKIPYFISSFQNLLVLDLSRNGIVEIPKEIGKLTHLREMLLSYNRVKCVPEELSYCESLERLELAMNQDLDQLPDQFKNLKKLQHLDLSMNNFTCLPDCVVGLPALEWLDMGGNRLQHLPEDIHRMEKLHTLWLQRNELERLPENISRMQSLDTLVLSSNRLRDIPPLMEGMSNLRFVNFRGNPLTLDVTLPPRETNVVDDDEDDREMFGREFMQVYIQESRKRASAVLNMHCVNQPNDDSSD, encoded by the exons ATGGTGGGCGTGGTTGTTTGTGGCTCAGTCAGCTCCATTAAAGCGCTGTGGGAGACGAGGAtcaagaggaagaaggaggaggtggaggaggagcagaagaggAGGACGACCAGGGACAGGGCAACTAGCAG GCTGAATCTTGTTGTTTGGGAGGACCGGGCGGTTATGGCTCGACTCAAACAGAAGCTGGTGACAGAAGACGGACGACTGATCCTCCGAATCGAACAAGAAGAGTGGAAG TCATTGCCAGGATGTCTGGTCCAGCTGAATCAGGTCCAGGAGTGGCAGATCCACCGGACTGGACTGCAGAAGATCCCTTATTTCATCTCCAGCTTCCAGAACCTTCTGGTTCTTGATTTATCCCGCAATGGGATTGTTGAGATTCCAAAAGAGATCG GGAAGCTGACCCATCTCAGAGAGATGCTGCTGAGCTACAACAGAGTCAAATGTGTCCCTGAGGAGCTGAGCTACTGTGAGAGTCTAGAAAGACTGGAGCTAGCCATGAATCAGGACTTGGACCAACTACCAGACCAG TTCAAGAACCTGAAGAAGCTTCAACACCTGGATCTGTCCATGAACAACTTCACCTGCCTGCCAGACTGCGTGGTCGGACTTCCGGCACTCGAGTGGCTTGACATGGGAGGCAATCGATTGCAGCATTTACCTGAAGACATACACAG GATGGAGAAACTCCACACACTGTGGCTGCAGAGGAACGAGCTGGAGAGGCTCCCAGAGAACATCAGCAGGATGCAGAGTCTGGACACTCTGGTTCTCAGCAGCAACCGACTGAGAGACATCCCCCCGCTGATGGAGGGCATGTCCAACCTCAG GTTTGTAAATTTTCGGGGCAACCCTCTAACTCTGGACGTGACGCTGCCACCCAGGGAGACAAATGTTGTGGATGACGATGAGGACGACAGAGAGATGTTTGGACGAGAGTTCATGCAAGTCTACATTCAGGAGTCCAGAAAGAGAGCGTCCGCTGTGCTCAACATGCACTGTGTCAACC AGCCAAATGACGACTCTTCAGACTGA
- the dbt gene encoding lipoamide acyltransferase component of branched-chain alpha-keto acid dehydrogenase complex, mitochondrial translates to MAAVTRGSFSVLRQLLSQQYRRRCFRLQNFRSDRTLQPLIFRCDRNLQMFGSRALHTAIVSQGPIVQFKLSDIGEGIMEVTVKEWYVKEGDKVSQFDSICEVQSDKASVTITSRYDGVIKKLYYDVDATALVGKPLVDIETESSSEVIQEEDVVETPAMAREEHTHQEIKGHKTQATPAVRRLAMENNIKLSEVVGTGKDGRILKEDILNYLARQTGAILPPTPFQEIQTPGPAPAPAAAAAATARPVSTPATKPPPTTPKPVFIGKDITEPLKGFSKAMVKTMTAALKIPHFGYCDEVDLSRLVAVRAELRSVAEARGVKLSYMPFFIKAASLGLLQFPILNASVDEGCQNITYKASHNIGLAMDTSQGLLVPNVKNVQLLSVMEIAQELNRLQALGAAGQLGTGELSGGTFTLSNIGSIGGTYTKPVILPPEVAIGALGKIQILPRFDANDQVVRAHIMNVSWSADHRIIDGATMCRFSNLWKEYLENPASMMLDLK, encoded by the exons ATGGCGGCGGTGACCAGGGGCTCCTTTAGTGTGCTGAGACAGCTG CTGAGTCAGCAGTATCGCCGTCGATGTTTCCGTCTGCAGAACTTCAGATCCGATCGGACTCTGCAGCCACTCATCTTCAGATGTGACAGAAACCTCCAGATGTTCGGCAGCAGGGCGTTGCATACTGCCATTG tgagtCAAGGGCCCATTGTCCAGTTCAAACTGTCCGACATTGGAGAAGGAATCATGGAGGTGACAGTGAAGGAGTG GTATGTAAAGGAGGGGGATAAAGTTTCTCAGTTTGACAGCATCTGTGAGGTTCAGAGCGACAAGGCTTCAGTCACCATCACCAGTCGTTATGATGGGGTAATCAAAAAACTCTACTACGATGTGGACGCCACTGCCTTAGTGGGCAAACCACTGGTCGACATCGAGACAGAGTCTAGTTCAG AGGTGATCCAGGAGGAGGATGTGGTGGAGACGCCCGCCATGGCTAGAGAAGAACACACCCACCAGGAGATCAAAGGGCACAAGACTCAAGCTACTCCTGCCGTCAGACGCCTCGCCATGGAGAACAAC ATTAAGCTCAGTGAGGTGGTGGGGACGGGAAAAGATGGACGCATACTAAAGGAGGACATCCTGAACTACTTGGCGAGGCAGACAGGGGCCATCTTACCTCCAACCCCATTCCAGGAGATACAGACTCCGGGTCCAGCTCcagcccctgctgctgctgccgctgccaCCGCCAGGCCTGTGAGCACTCCAGCCACCAAACCTCCACCAACCACACCCAAACCTGTCTTCATTGGCAAGGACATTACAGAGCCCctcaaag gTTTCAGTAAAGCAATGGTTAAGACAATGACGGCTGCTCTGAAGATTCCTCACTTTGGTTACTGTGACGAAGTCGATCTGAGCCGGCTGGTAGCTGTGAGAGCCGAACTCAGATCTGTTGCTGAGGCTCGAGGTGTCAAACTGAGCTACATGCCTTTCTTTATCAAG GCTGCCTCCCTCGGGCTGCTCCAGTTTCCCATCCTCAACGCCTCGGTGGACGAAGGTTGCCAGAACATCACATACAAG GCGTCTCATAACATTGGCTTGGCAATGGACACCAGCCAGGGTTTGCTGGTACCTAATGTGAAGAACGTGCAGCTGCTCAGTGTGATGGAGATTGCGCAGGAGTTGAACCGTCTGCAGGCGCTAGGAGCTGCAGGTCAGCTGGGAACCGGCGAGCTGAGCGGAGGAACCTTCACACTATCCAACATCGGATCA ATCGGAGGGACTTACACCAAACCTGTCATTCTTCCTCCAGAGGTTGCCATTGGAGCACTGGGAAAAATCCAG ATTCTTCCTCGGTTCGACGCCAACGATCAGGTGGTCCGAGCCCACATCATGAATGTGAGCTGGTCGGCGGACCATCGGATCATCGACGGAGCCACAATGTGTCGCTTCTCAAACCTGTGGAAGGAGTACCTGGAGAACCCGGCTAGCATGATGCTGGACCTGAAATAA
- the rtca gene encoding RNA 3'-terminal phosphate cyclase, which yields MDSAAVEIDGSVMEGGGQILRVSAALSCITGSPIKITKIRAGRSTPGLRPQHLSGLQLVSDLCSGNLQGASIGSTDISMTPGKIQSGNHMADTQTAGSVCLLLQIALPCALYADASSQLCLKGGTNAEMAPQIDYTVKVFKPIVEKFGIHFDCDIRMRGYYPKGGGDVMVTVNPVKELQPITMTERGNITKIHGRAFVAGVLPYKLAKDMSAAAVRTIRKEIKELYINIQALQEKEKAFGNGNGIIIIAESSTGCLFAGSALGKKGVYADKVGIEAAEMLLRNIRHNGCVDEFLQDQLIIFMALAKGTSRIRTGAVTLHTQTAIHIAEKLTQAKFTITKCEDELSSNVTYVIECQGSGISNPNL from the exons ATGGATTCAGCAGCGGTGGAGATAGACGGCAGCGTCATGGAAGGA GGCGGACAGATTCTGAGAGTCTCCGCCGCGCTCAGCTGCATCACCGGATCCCCCATTAAAATCACCAAAATCCGAGCTGGTAGAAGCACACCGGGGCTAAG GCCCCAGCACCTGAGCGGCCTGCAGCTGGTCTCAGATCTGTGTTCTGGGAATTTGCAGGGAGCCAGCATTGGCTCCACAGACATCAGTATGACTCCTGGAAAGATCCAGTCTGGAAACCACATGGCAGACACGCAAACAGCAGG gagtgtctgtctgctgctgcagaTAGCTCTGCCCTGTGCTCTATACGCAGATGCCTCTTCACAGCTCTGTTTGAAGGGAGGAACTAATGCTGAGATGGCTCCTCAGATTGACTACACTGTCAAG GTGTTTAAACCCATAGTTGAGAAGTTTGGAATCCATTTTGACTGTGACATTAGAATGAG GGGTTATTACCCAAAAGGTGGCGGTGATGTGATGGTGACAGTAAATCCGGTCAAAGAACTGCAGCCCATCACAATGACGGAGAGAGGAAACATCACCAAGATCCACGGCAGAGCATTTGTTGCTGGAGTCCTGCCCTACAAA ttGGCTAAAGACATGTCGGCTGCTGCTGTTCGGACCATCAGAAAGGAAATTAAAGAACTGTACATCAACATTCAGGCActgcaggagaaagaaaaggccTTTGGCAATGGCAACGGCATAAT aATTATTGCCGAGTCTTCTACAGGTTGTCTGTTTGCAGGTTCAGCTCTGGGGAAGAAAG gtgTATATGCTGATAAAGTTGGAATTGAAGCTGCTGAAATGTTGCTAAGAAACATCAGACACAATGGCTGTGTAGACGAGTTCCTACAGGACCAG CTCATCATTTTCATGGCGTTGGCAAAAGGAACCTCTCGGATTCGAACAGGCGCAGTGACGCTGCACACGCAGACGGCGATCCACATCGCGGAGAAGCTAACTCAG GCAAAGTTTACCATTACAAAGTGTGAGGATGAGCTGAGCAGTAACGTCACGTACGTCATTGAATGTCAAGGGTCAGGCATAAGTAACCCCAACCTGTAG